Sequence from the Hamadaea flava genome:
GGCGGCGAGAGAAGGGTGCGGAAACGGCGTTACTGGGAGAAGTCAGCAAGCCGTGAATCGTCGTCGCGCCGGGCGCAGGGCAGCACGAGAGTGGCTGCGGGCGGCCGAGTACGCGAACATGTCGCCACCCTACCTACTCAGCGGCCTACTTCTCCACCGTGAATGAACCACGAGAATCTGCTACACCGCAGATCGCAGTATGGCGATCAAGCGTGAGGAGATCTCATACTCAAGGCAAGCACCGAAACAGCGAACGCCCGGCGGTCACCGGGCGTCGCTGAGGACCTCACCATCGCGAGGAGGGAGGACCCATCCGATGCCATCTTCCCGCATCCGCAACTCGCTTGCAATGCCCTCCGTCGCGCCGGCTGAGGTCGCCCGACCGAGGAGGGAGTGGATGCCTACCTACTACCGCGGCCCGACCGCCCACGTGACCCACGAGGTCTTCCTCGTCCGAGACCCCGGCGCCGCCTTCGTCATCAGCGAGCTGCGGGACGTGCATGTGGAGGTCTACCGGCACCGCCGGCCGGTGTACGAGCTGCGCGCCGTCTACTACGGCAGGTCGATCTGCTTGTTCTCGACCACAGACGAACGGCTGTTCGGCCAGATCAAGAGAGCGCTTATCCGGGCGCTGGAACACCGGGACACAGTTTGACAACGCGTTGACGACGACGTCTAGCGGGTGACGCAGTCACCTATCTAAGGTGGCTGCGTTATCCCGGATGGCGATATGGCGGGCTGCCGTATCGCACTCGAGCGAAAGGGCCTGACCAGGGCCGATGGCTGTTCAGGGATCACCGGCAGTAGCCCGGCACCGGCTTCGCCTCGCGCTTCGCAAGGCGCGCGAGGTTAGAGAGCTGACGCAGGGTGAGGTCGCGGCCTCTTTGGACTGGTCCCTCAGTAAGCTTCAACGAATCGAGGGCGGGGAGAATTCTGTCTCCCCCACCGACACACGCGCCCTCCTCCAGATCCTCGGCGTCACCGACGCGGCCGTCGTCGACCAGCTCGTGAACGAGGCACGCCAGGCGCGCAAGCGCAGCACCTGGGACGACCCCCGTTATCGCGACTTCCTGACCGGGCCGACGAAGGCGCTCTTCCAGTTCGAGAGCGAAGCGCGCGTCATGCGCGTATTCCACACGATCCTTGTTCCGGGGGTGTTGCAGACGCGAGATCTCGCCGAGCACATCCTCGGCTTCTGGCGCGAGGAACTCGGCCCGAGCGAGCTGGAACTGCGCTTGGAAACGCGATTGACCCGCCGCCAGCACGT
This genomic interval carries:
- a CDS encoding DUF6232 family protein — its product is MPTYYRGPTAHVTHEVFLVRDPGAAFVISELRDVHVEVYRHRRPVYELRAVYYGRSICLFSTTDERLFGQIKRALIRALEHRDTV
- a CDS encoding helix-turn-helix domain-containing protein: MAVQGSPAVARHRLRLALRKAREVRELTQGEVAASLDWSLSKLQRIEGGENSVSPTDTRALLQILGVTDAAVVDQLVNEARQARKRSTWDDPRYRDFLTGPTKALFQFESEARVMRVFHTILVPGVLQTRDLAEHILGFWREELGPSELELRLETRLTRRQHVFERPESPDYRLLLDESVLHRLVGGPRIYADQLEQLLGDAHADRIQLRIAPFEVTAQFIVGLPFTVLSLDESDGGSLLYRESYLVDELIHDTEKVSRHIEIFDQLWTRSYSGQETERLIGDQVDHLRKRLRREKRSESLDR